Proteins from a genomic interval of Stenotrophomonas sp. WZN-1:
- a CDS encoding amino acid permease — translation MLKALLRVKPVEPAGHVDAGEPIEGSLDGEATLKRTLTAKHLILLGVGAVIGAGIFVLTGQAAANHAGPAVMLSFVIAGFACALAGLCYAEFAAMMPVSGSAYSYSYATLGEGMAWFIGWCLVLEYLFASASVAVGWSAYLISFITTTLHMPFPDALSAAPIAWTGSEFIASGKLFNLPAVLIVAAVSGLLYVGVTQSAFVNAIIVAIKVTVICLFIGIGAAHIDPANWQPFIPENTGVPGEFGWSGVFRAATIVFFAYIGFDAVSTAAGETKDPQRNMPIGLLGSLAVCTLVYIIVCAVLTGMMPYHLLGTDKPVATALEPYPTLAWLKTFVEIGAIAGLSSVVLVMMMGQTRIAYTISRDGLLPKFFGKVHARFRTPYVATIVVGVIAAALAGLVPLNVLGELVSMGTLLAFATVCIGVLVLRYSKPDLHRPFRVPMVWIICPLGAATCLFLFWQAFVVHWHLFVGWTLLGLLIYLGYGIRNSKLAKSP, via the coding sequence ATGCTGAAAGCTCTGTTGAGGGTCAAGCCGGTTGAACCGGCCGGGCACGTCGATGCTGGCGAACCCATCGAAGGCAGCCTGGACGGCGAAGCCACGTTGAAACGGACCCTCACGGCTAAACACCTCATCCTGCTTGGCGTGGGTGCGGTGATCGGCGCAGGCATCTTCGTGCTGACCGGCCAGGCCGCGGCCAACCACGCCGGCCCGGCCGTCATGCTGTCGTTCGTGATCGCCGGCTTCGCCTGCGCCCTGGCGGGCCTGTGCTACGCCGAGTTCGCGGCGATGATGCCGGTCTCCGGCAGCGCCTACTCCTACTCCTACGCCACCCTGGGCGAGGGCATGGCCTGGTTCATCGGCTGGTGCCTGGTGCTGGAGTACCTGTTCGCCTCGGCCTCGGTCGCGGTGGGCTGGTCGGCGTACCTGATCAGCTTCATCACCACCACGCTGCACATGCCGTTCCCGGATGCCCTCAGCGCGGCTCCGATTGCCTGGACCGGCAGCGAGTTCATCGCTTCGGGCAAGCTGTTCAACCTGCCGGCGGTGCTGATCGTGGCGGCGGTGTCCGGCCTGCTGTATGTGGGCGTGACCCAGTCGGCCTTCGTCAACGCGATCATCGTGGCGATCAAGGTCACCGTCATCTGCCTGTTCATCGGCATCGGCGCGGCCCACATCGACCCCGCCAACTGGCAGCCGTTCATCCCGGAAAACACCGGCGTACCGGGTGAGTTCGGCTGGAGCGGCGTGTTCCGCGCGGCCACCATCGTGTTCTTCGCCTACATCGGCTTCGATGCGGTCTCCACAGCCGCCGGTGAAACCAAGGACCCGCAGCGCAACATGCCGATCGGCCTGCTCGGCTCGCTGGCCGTGTGCACCCTCGTCTACATCATCGTCTGTGCCGTGTTGACCGGCATGATGCCGTACCACCTGCTTGGCACCGACAAGCCGGTGGCCACCGCGCTGGAGCCCTACCCGACACTGGCCTGGCTGAAGACCTTCGTGGAGATCGGCGCCATCGCCGGCCTGTCCTCGGTGGTGCTGGTGATGATGATGGGCCAGACCCGCATCGCCTACACCATCTCCCGCGACGGCCTGCTGCCGAAGTTCTTCGGCAAGGTCCACGCCCGCTTCCGCACCCCGTACGTCGCCACCATCGTGGTCGGCGTGATCGCCGCCGCGCTGGCCGGCCTGGTGCCGCTGAACGTGCTGGGTGAACTGGTCTCGATGGGCACCCTGCTGGCCTTCGCCACGGTCTGCATCGGCGTGCTGGTACTGCGCTATTCCAAGCCGGACCTGCACCGCCCGTTCCGCGTGCCGATGGTGTGGATCATCTGCCCGCTCGGCGCGGCCACCTGCCTGTTCCTGTTCTGGCAGGCGTTCGTGGTGCACTGGCACCTGTTCGTCGGCTGGACGCTGCTCGGCCTGCTGATCTACCTGGGCTACGGCATCCGCAACAGCAAGCTGGCCAAGTCGCCTTGA
- a CDS encoding NUDIX hydrolase, producing MNGDNEQYFSKRRAFMSQTAETLAVLDDRLRGLLRDYARREPAHDALAAEFGTLLDDPEDPFRRERLAGHFTASCWLVSADGQRLLLTHHRKLQRWLQLGGHADGDRDLAQVALKEAEEESGLSGLVLEDPAIFDLDKHWIPERKDVPGHWHYDVRFVIRALGGEAFVLSEESLELAWRPVTEVAVDPESDESMQRMARRWLAR from the coding sequence ATGAACGGCGATAATGAGCAGTATTTTTCCAAACGCCGCGCATTCATGAGCCAGACCGCCGAAACCCTTGCCGTGCTTGACGATCGCCTGCGTGGCCTGCTGCGGGACTATGCCCGCCGCGAGCCCGCCCACGACGCACTGGCTGCCGAATTCGGCACATTGTTGGACGATCCGGAAGATCCGTTCCGCCGCGAGCGCCTGGCTGGCCACTTCACCGCCAGCTGCTGGCTGGTCAGCGCCGATGGCCAGCGCCTGCTGCTGACCCACCATCGCAAGCTGCAGCGCTGGCTGCAGCTGGGCGGCCACGCCGACGGCGACCGCGACCTGGCCCAGGTGGCGTTGAAGGAAGCCGAGGAAGAGTCGGGACTGAGCGGCCTGGTGCTGGAAGACCCGGCCATCTTCGATCTGGACAAGCATTGGATTCCGGAGCGCAAGGACGTGCCGGGGCACTGGCACTACGACGTGCGTTTCGTGATCCGCGCGCTGGGCGGCGAAGCCTTCGTGCTCAGCGAGGAGTCGCTGGAACTGGCCTGGCGGCCGGTGACCGAGGTCGCGGTCGACCCGGAATCGGATGAATCGATGCAGCGCATGGCCCGTCGCTGGCTGGCACGCTAG
- the serA gene encoding phosphoglycerate dehydrogenase translates to MSPKKTSFPKQDIRVLLLEGVSQTAVEVFSAAGYSQIEAHTKALPEDELKARIAEAHIVGIRSRTQLSAEVLAEAKRLIAVGCFCIGTNQVDLDTAELAGIPVFNAPYSNTRSVAELVIAEAIMLTRGIPQKNAECHRGGWSKSASGSHEVRGKTLGIIGYGHIGTQVGVLAESLGMQVIFHDVETKLALGNARAAASLDDLLARADIVTLHVPETPSTQWMIGSTELAKMRKGVHLINAARGTVVDIDALDAALASGHVGGAALDVFPVEPKGNGDIFESPLTRHDNVILTPHVGGSTLEAQDNIGVEVAAKLVRYSDNGSTLSAVNFPEVTLPEHADSLRLLHIHQNVPGVLSKVNEIFSRHNVNIDGQFLRTDPKVGYVVIDITASEEQAAAVRDELAAIPGTLRTRILY, encoded by the coding sequence ATGTCGCCGAAGAAGACCTCGTTCCCGAAGCAGGATATCCGTGTGCTGTTGCTGGAGGGGGTCAGCCAGACCGCCGTGGAGGTGTTCAGCGCCGCCGGCTACAGCCAGATCGAAGCGCACACCAAGGCGCTGCCCGAGGACGAACTGAAGGCGCGCATCGCCGAAGCGCACATCGTCGGCATCCGTTCTCGCACCCAGCTCAGTGCCGAGGTGCTGGCCGAGGCCAAGCGCCTGATCGCGGTGGGCTGCTTCTGCATCGGCACCAACCAGGTCGACCTGGACACAGCCGAACTGGCCGGCATCCCGGTGTTCAACGCGCCGTACTCCAATACCCGCAGCGTGGCCGAGCTGGTCATCGCCGAGGCGATCATGCTGACCCGCGGCATTCCGCAGAAGAACGCCGAATGCCATCGCGGCGGCTGGTCGAAGTCGGCCAGCGGCAGCCATGAAGTGCGCGGCAAGACGCTGGGCATCATCGGTTACGGCCACATCGGCACCCAGGTCGGCGTGCTGGCCGAATCGCTGGGCATGCAGGTGATCTTCCACGACGTGGAAACCAAGCTGGCGCTGGGCAATGCCCGGGCAGCGGCCAGCCTGGACGACCTGCTGGCACGCGCCGACATCGTCACTCTGCACGTGCCGGAAACCCCGTCCACGCAATGGATGATCGGCAGCACCGAGCTGGCGAAGATGCGCAAGGGCGTGCACCTGATCAACGCCGCGCGCGGCACCGTGGTCGACATCGATGCGCTGGATGCGGCCCTGGCCAGCGGCCACGTCGGTGGCGCCGCGCTGGACGTGTTCCCGGTCGAACCGAAGGGCAACGGCGATATCTTCGAATCGCCGCTGACCCGCCACGACAACGTCATCCTGACTCCGCACGTGGGCGGCAGCACGCTGGAAGCGCAGGACAACATCGGCGTGGAAGTGGCGGCCAAGCTGGTGCGCTACAGCGACAACGGCAGCACCCTGTCGGCGGTCAACTTCCCGGAAGTGACCCTGCCCGAGCATGCCGACAGCCTGCGCCTGCTGCACATCCACCAGAACGTGCCGGGCGTGCTGTCCAAGGTCAACGAGATCTTCTCGCGCCACAACGTCAACATCGACGGTCAGTTCCTGCGCACCGACCCGAAGGTGGGCTACGTAGTGATCGACATTACCGCCAGCGAGGAACAGGCCGCCGCCGTGCGCGACGAGCTGGCCGCGATTCCGGGCACGCTGCGCACGCGCATCCTGTACTGA
- a CDS encoding FAD-binding oxidoreductase — translation MTDSRIASLQQACPGLKLKTDPADLEHYGRDWTRRWTPAPLAIALPATVEDVQAVMRWSAGEGVAVVPSGGRTGLSGGAVAANGELVLSLERMNKALAYDAVDRTLVVQAGMALEAVHNAALDHGLIYPVDFAARGSCTIGGNIATNAGGIRVIRYGNTREWIAGLKVVTADGQLLELNKGLIKNSSGYDFRQLLIGSEGTLGVIVEATVKLADPPPASNVMLLAVPSFEVLMQVFAAFRARLQLQAFEFFTDRALEHVLAHGAQAPFDEVHPYYVVTEFAANDEAQEAAAMAAFEDCMGNGWVSDGVISASDAQAAQLWRLREGITESLARYKPYKNDVSVRISAMPAFLAETQALIGQAYPHFDVVWFGHIGDGNLHINVLKPDDTSDADFVAQCEHVTKLLAQVLARFNGSISAEHGIGLVKKGYLDSTRGPAEIALMKAVKRAFDPEARLNPGKLFDA, via the coding sequence ATGACCGATTCCCGCATTGCCTCGCTGCAGCAGGCCTGTCCCGGCCTGAAGCTGAAGACCGACCCGGCCGACCTGGAGCATTACGGACGGGACTGGACCCGGCGCTGGACGCCGGCGCCGCTGGCGATCGCACTGCCGGCCACGGTCGAGGACGTACAGGCGGTGATGCGATGGAGCGCAGGCGAGGGCGTGGCCGTGGTGCCGTCCGGTGGCCGCACCGGTCTCTCGGGTGGCGCGGTGGCCGCCAACGGCGAGCTGGTGCTCAGCCTGGAACGGATGAACAAGGCGCTGGCCTACGACGCGGTCGATCGCACCCTGGTGGTGCAGGCCGGCATGGCGCTGGAAGCCGTGCACAACGCCGCGCTGGACCACGGCCTGATCTACCCGGTGGATTTCGCCGCGCGCGGGTCCTGCACGATCGGCGGCAACATCGCCACCAATGCCGGCGGCATCCGCGTGATCCGCTACGGCAACACCCGCGAGTGGATCGCCGGGCTGAAGGTGGTCACGGCCGATGGCCAGCTGCTGGAACTCAACAAGGGCCTGATCAAGAACTCCAGTGGCTATGACTTCCGCCAGCTGCTGATCGGTTCGGAAGGCACGCTGGGCGTGATCGTCGAGGCGACGGTGAAGCTGGCCGACCCGCCGCCGGCCAGCAATGTGATGCTGCTGGCCGTGCCCAGCTTCGAGGTGCTGATGCAGGTGTTCGCCGCGTTCCGCGCGCGCCTGCAGCTGCAGGCCTTCGAATTCTTCACCGACCGGGCGCTGGAGCACGTGCTGGCGCATGGTGCGCAGGCGCCGTTCGACGAGGTGCATCCGTACTACGTGGTCACCGAGTTCGCGGCCAATGACGAGGCGCAGGAAGCCGCGGCGATGGCGGCCTTCGAGGACTGCATGGGCAACGGCTGGGTCAGCGACGGTGTGATCAGTGCCAGTGATGCCCAGGCCGCCCAGCTGTGGCGCCTGCGCGAAGGCATCACAGAATCGCTGGCGCGCTACAAGCCGTACAAGAATGACGTCTCGGTGCGGATCTCGGCGATGCCGGCGTTCCTGGCTGAGACCCAGGCACTGATCGGGCAGGCCTACCCGCACTTCGACGTGGTCTGGTTCGGCCATATCGGCGACGGCAACCTGCACATCAACGTGCTCAAGCCGGACGACACCAGCGACGCCGATTTCGTGGCGCAGTGCGAGCACGTGACCAAGCTGCTGGCGCAGGTGCTGGCCCGCTTCAATGGCAGCATCTCGGCCGAGCACGGCATCGGCCTGGTCAAGAAGGGCTACCTGGACAGCACCCGCGGCCCGGCCGAGATCGCGCTGATGAAGGCGGTCAAACGCGCGTTCGATCCCGAAGCGCGGCTGAATCCCGGCAAGCTGTTCGACGCCTGA
- a CDS encoding DUF2388 domain-containing protein, with the protein MTRPLLLLALLSLPLAGFASSFAGTSAGSATGASSGSSGSSSGDDKVVLAARDDAAAFVASDGRIRGARLQAALVHLREQSTAAQQQSDLELARALLAR; encoded by the coding sequence ATGACCCGTCCGCTTCTGCTGCTTGCCCTGCTGTCCCTGCCGCTGGCCGGCTTCGCTTCCAGCTTCGCTGGCACTTCGGCCGGCTCGGCCACCGGTGCGTCCTCCGGTTCGTCGGGCAGCAGCTCGGGCGATGACAAGGTGGTGCTGGCTGCGCGCGACGATGCCGCTGCGTTCGTCGCCAGCGACGGCCGGATCCGTGGCGCCCGCCTGCAGGCGGCGCTGGTCCACCTGCGCGAGCAGAGCACCGCCGCACAGCAGCAGAGCGACCTGGAACTGGCCCGCGCGCTGCTGGCGCGTTGA
- a CDS encoding DUF4105 domain-containing protein, which yields MALLLIAHVAHATDRLQLDPSGLDPAQQQLASQTLADVQSLLPEGLLRALPAQVQVHWRDDLPAKVHGRTFGGRITLRRDLLDDGMPGARRARRSALVHELTHVADRGGANWSQSMRWRDLAGWQRKPWHLGRGGNDFHDRSPDVYELANPAEYLAVNAEHFVLDGEFACRRPALAQWYQTHFGTPPLLPQPQCAATLPLLQAESQEGAASLLRLDPARVYAVDYLFAEGSAQPMSRWGHSMLRLVICKPGRAPGPDCRLDLEYHRVLSFRAFVGDVQISNWRGLTGGYPSRLFVLPLQQVVDEYTKVELRGLQSLPLRLDRSEIASLLERTAQVHWSYDGRYYFVSNNCAVETAKLLQAGVPGLGEAGLAQLSPRGLKRRLVRLGVLDEGVLTDRNAAQAQGYYFASARDHYQQLFAVAAAQLALPARDVRGWLKLPAQRRAPWLLQGDLRASAGLLLLEQAAQRRAELRARDVLKRQLLAAPDSTETRSLRGLLEQSGQWLRPGTLLQDGGYGLPLGDEQALLSEAVATASAQAVPAWQALRAQLRQQLPTRQREEMDAIEANLAALGAHLRTQAAGTTTGAAVR from the coding sequence GTGGCTCTACTGCTGATCGCCCACGTCGCGCACGCAACTGATCGCCTGCAGCTCGATCCGTCTGGTCTCGATCCTGCACAGCAGCAGCTCGCCAGCCAGACCCTGGCCGACGTGCAGTCACTGCTGCCGGAGGGCCTGCTCCGCGCTTTGCCGGCTCAGGTGCAGGTGCACTGGCGTGATGACCTTCCCGCCAAGGTGCACGGCCGCACGTTCGGCGGCCGCATCACGTTGCGCCGTGACCTGCTGGATGACGGCATGCCCGGCGCCCGCCGCGCGCGCCGCAGTGCGCTGGTGCACGAGCTGACCCACGTTGCAGACCGTGGCGGTGCGAACTGGTCGCAGAGCATGCGTTGGCGTGATCTCGCGGGCTGGCAGCGCAAGCCCTGGCACCTCGGCCGTGGCGGCAACGATTTCCATGACCGCAGCCCGGATGTCTATGAGCTGGCGAACCCGGCCGAGTACCTGGCCGTGAACGCCGAGCATTTCGTGCTCGACGGCGAGTTCGCCTGCCGGCGCCCCGCGTTGGCGCAGTGGTACCAGACGCATTTCGGAACACCGCCGTTGCTGCCACAGCCGCAGTGCGCTGCGACGCTGCCCTTGCTGCAGGCCGAATCGCAGGAGGGTGCTGCATCGCTGCTGCGCCTCGACCCGGCGCGCGTCTACGCGGTGGACTACCTGTTCGCCGAAGGCAGCGCGCAGCCGATGAGTCGTTGGGGCCACAGCATGCTGCGGCTGGTGATCTGCAAACCGGGCCGCGCACCTGGGCCGGACTGCCGCCTGGACCTGGAGTACCACCGCGTGCTGTCGTTCCGTGCCTTCGTGGGTGACGTGCAGATTTCCAACTGGCGCGGGCTGACCGGTGGCTACCCGTCGCGGCTGTTCGTGCTGCCCTTGCAGCAGGTGGTGGATGAGTACACCAAGGTCGAGCTGCGCGGGCTGCAGTCGCTGCCACTGCGGCTGGACCGCAGCGAAATCGCCAGCCTGCTCGAGCGCACCGCGCAGGTGCACTGGAGCTATGACGGGCGCTATTACTTCGTCAGCAACAACTGCGCGGTGGAAACCGCCAAGCTGCTGCAGGCCGGGGTGCCGGGGCTGGGCGAGGCCGGGCTGGCCCAGCTGAGTCCGCGCGGCCTGAAGCGCAGACTGGTGCGGCTGGGCGTGCTCGATGAGGGGGTGCTGACGGATCGCAATGCAGCACAGGCGCAGGGCTACTACTTCGCCTCGGCGCGCGACCACTACCAGCAGTTGTTCGCAGTGGCCGCGGCCCAGTTGGCCTTGCCCGCCCGTGATGTGCGCGGCTGGTTGAAGCTGCCTGCACAGCGGCGGGCACCGTGGCTGCTGCAGGGTGACCTGCGTGCCAGTGCCGGCCTGTTGCTGCTGGAACAGGCCGCGCAGCGGCGCGCCGAGCTGCGCGCACGCGATGTGCTCAAGCGGCAGCTGCTGGCCGCACCGGACAGCACTGAAACCCGCAGCCTGCGGGGGTTGCTGGAGCAGAGCGGGCAGTGGCTGCGCCCGGGGACGCTGCTGCAGGACGGTGGCTATGGATTGCCGCTGGGCGACGAGCAGGCGCTGCTGTCCGAAGCCGTGGCCACGGCCAGTGCACAGGCGGTGCCGGCGTGGCAGGCATTGCGCGCCCAGCTGCGCCAGCAGCTGCCGACCCGTCAGCGCGAGGAAATGGATGCGATCGAGGCCAATCTGGCCGCCCTCGGTGCACACCTGCGCACGCAGGCTGCCGGTACGACTACTGGCGCGGCAGTTCGATGA
- a CDS encoding ATP-binding protein, which produces MAPLRRSGLSRHIIVSMSLMVIGVIVMMILSSWLLYAVLVEFFPGSAEEPESWLPTGPELAWMVGVILTGLALAIAASFRLAHRILSPLNSLVDSVRALAGGDLGARASVEENSPGEVATLVEDFNAMARRLQHMESERAMWHAAIAHELRTPVTILRGRLQGLAEGVFQPDESQFRSLLAQVEGLSRLIEDLRVLSLSDNARLDVRRARTDVVAEVHSVMTLVDPQFRAAGFVLELETSREEHNAHCDPTRLRQALLALLENARRYASPGKVRIAVHDTPGHVQVSIEDEGPGIDPELHTDIFTPFMRADGSRSRQGGGSGLGLAVVKAIADAHGGRVYCIPGSAGGSRFVIELPRQ; this is translated from the coding sequence ATGGCCCCCCTGCGCCGCTCCGGGCTGAGCCGCCACATCATTGTTTCGATGTCGCTGATGGTGATCGGCGTCATCGTGATGATGATCCTGTCGTCGTGGCTGCTGTACGCGGTGCTGGTCGAGTTCTTCCCCGGCAGTGCCGAGGAACCGGAAAGCTGGCTGCCGACCGGGCCGGAACTGGCATGGATGGTGGGCGTGATCCTGACCGGGCTGGCGCTGGCCATCGCCGCCTCGTTCCGTCTCGCCCACCGCATCCTGTCGCCGTTGAATTCACTGGTGGACAGCGTGCGTGCGCTCGCGGGCGGCGACCTGGGTGCACGTGCCAGTGTCGAGGAGAATTCGCCGGGCGAAGTGGCGACCCTGGTCGAAGACTTCAATGCAATGGCGCGCCGCCTGCAGCACATGGAGAGCGAGCGTGCGATGTGGCACGCCGCCATCGCCCATGAACTGCGCACGCCGGTGACGATCCTGCGCGGCCGCCTGCAGGGGCTGGCCGAAGGCGTGTTCCAGCCTGACGAATCCCAGTTCCGCAGCCTGCTGGCCCAGGTCGAAGGGCTGTCACGGCTGATCGAGGATCTGCGCGTGCTGAGCCTGTCCGACAATGCGCGGCTGGACGTGCGCCGCGCGCGCACCGACGTGGTGGCCGAGGTGCATTCGGTGATGACCCTGGTCGACCCGCAGTTCCGTGCCGCCGGATTCGTGCTGGAGCTGGAAACCAGCCGCGAGGAACACAACGCGCACTGCGACCCGACCCGCCTGCGCCAGGCGTTGCTGGCGCTGCTGGAGAACGCGCGGCGCTATGCCAGTCCGGGCAAGGTGCGCATTGCAGTGCATGACACGCCCGGCCACGTGCAGGTCTCGATCGAAGACGAGGGCCCGGGCATCGACCCGGAACTGCACACGGATATCTTCACCCCGTTCATGCGTGCCGATGGCTCGCGTTCGCGCCAGGGCGGCGGCAGCGGGCTCGGCCTGGCGGTGGTCAAGGCCATTGCCGATGCACACGGTGGCCGCGTCTACTGCATTCCGGGCAGCGCCGGCGGCAGCCGCTTCGTCATCGAACTGCCGCGCCAGTAG
- a CDS encoding response regulator, which produces MHASPALAALVLIVEDEAEIADILCAYLEREGLRTLRAADGHSALDLHRSARPDLVLLDVQLPRLDGWSVLTQLRQRGETPVIMLTALDQDLDKLTALRMGADDYVVKPFNPAEVAARVRAVLRRTLRASRMDAPTALRVGPLLIDSATHAVHVEGEGYSHEVLLTLTEFKLLHCMALAPTRIFSRSELMHECLPESEALERTVDSHVSKLRRKLDEVGMVNVPASVRGVGYRLMADR; this is translated from the coding sequence ATGCATGCCTCCCCTGCCCTCGCCGCCCTCGTCCTGATCGTCGAGGATGAGGCCGAGATCGCCGACATTCTCTGCGCCTACCTGGAACGCGAAGGACTGCGCACGCTGCGCGCCGCCGATGGCCACAGCGCCCTGGACCTGCACCGCAGCGCCCGCCCCGACCTGGTCCTGCTCGATGTGCAGCTGCCGCGCCTGGACGGCTGGAGCGTGCTGACCCAGCTGCGCCAGCGCGGCGAGACGCCGGTGATCATGCTGACCGCACTGGACCAGGATCTGGACAAGCTGACCGCGCTGCGGATGGGCGCTGATGACTACGTGGTCAAGCCGTTCAACCCGGCCGAGGTCGCTGCGCGCGTGCGCGCCGTGCTGCGGCGTACGCTGCGCGCCTCACGCATGGACGCGCCCACCGCGCTGCGCGTCGGCCCGTTGCTGATCGACTCGGCCACCCACGCCGTGCACGTGGAGGGTGAAGGCTACAGCCACGAAGTGCTGCTCACCCTCACCGAGTTCAAGCTGCTGCACTGCATGGCGCTGGCGCCGACCCGCATCTTCAGCCGCAGCGAACTGATGCACGAATGCCTGCCGGAAAGCGAAGCGCTGGAGCGCACCGTCGACAGCCATGTCAGCAAGCTGCGCCGCAAGCTGGATGAAGTGGGCATGGTCAATGTCCCAGCCAGCGTGCGTGGCGTCGGCTACCGGTTGATGGCCGACCGCTGA
- a CDS encoding efflux RND transporter periplasmic adaptor subunit, with the protein MRTFRTPVALIAALALAMTACSTPEATPEAAPRVGVISVGPQVVQRDDELPGRVAAVRTAQIRAQVGGIVQRRLFEQGAEVSAGQALFQIDPAAFRADVDSALAALQRSEAALGRSRVQSQRLHALAAAQAVSQQHRDDASAEYEQARAAVNEARAILSRRQLDLRYATVSAPIAGRIDQALVTEGALVGVADAEPMAVVQQIDQVYVDVRQPAAQLESLQRSAAGGGELPVTIIGAAGKPLPERGQLLFSGINVDARTGDVILRILVDNPQRQLLPGMYVRARVPRGAPASALTVPQQAVLRSAGGQAYAWVIGADGKAVIRTLEVDGSVDRQWLVRTGLKAGEKVVVEGQERLQEGVVVDARDWQKPVASAGAVQAGSKG; encoded by the coding sequence ATGAGAACCTTCAGGACTCCGGTCGCGTTGATCGCGGCCCTCGCCTTGGCCATGACGGCCTGCTCCACCCCCGAAGCCACCCCCGAAGCGGCGCCGCGCGTCGGCGTGATCAGCGTCGGCCCGCAGGTAGTGCAGCGTGACGACGAACTGCCCGGGCGCGTTGCTGCGGTGCGCACCGCGCAGATCCGCGCGCAGGTGGGCGGCATCGTACAGCGGCGCCTGTTCGAGCAGGGTGCGGAAGTCAGTGCCGGCCAGGCGCTGTTCCAGATTGACCCGGCTGCGTTCCGGGCCGACGTCGATTCGGCGCTGGCCGCACTGCAGCGCAGCGAGGCGGCGTTGGGCCGCAGCCGCGTGCAGTCGCAGCGCCTGCACGCCCTGGCCGCCGCGCAGGCGGTCAGCCAGCAGCATCGCGACGACGCCAGTGCCGAGTACGAACAGGCCCGCGCCGCAGTGAACGAAGCGCGCGCGATCCTGTCCCGTCGCCAGCTCGATCTGCGTTACGCAACGGTCAGTGCACCCATTGCCGGCCGTATCGACCAGGCGCTGGTGACCGAAGGCGCGCTGGTGGGCGTGGCCGATGCCGAGCCGATGGCGGTGGTGCAGCAGATCGACCAGGTCTACGTTGACGTGCGCCAACCGGCGGCGCAGCTGGAGTCGCTGCAGCGCAGTGCCGCCGGTGGTGGCGAGCTGCCGGTGACGATCATCGGTGCCGCCGGCAAGCCGCTGCCCGAGCGCGGCCAGCTGCTGTTCTCCGGCATCAATGTCGATGCGCGGACGGGTGACGTGATCCTGCGCATCCTGGTCGACAACCCGCAGCGGCAGCTGCTGCCCGGCATGTACGTGCGCGCGAGGGTGCCACGTGGCGCGCCCGCCAGTGCATTGACAGTGCCACAGCAGGCGGTGCTGCGCAGCGCCGGTGGCCAGGCCTATGCCTGGGTGATCGGCGCCGACGGCAAGGCGGTGATCCGCACGCTGGAGGTGGACGGCAGCGTCGATCGCCAGTGGCTGGTGCGCACCGGCCTGAAGGCCGGGGAGAAGGTGGTGGTCGAGGGCCAGGAGCGCCTGCAGGAAGGCGTGGTGGTCGATGCGCGCGACTGGCAGAAGCCGGTCGCCAGCGCCGGTGCGGTGCAGGCCGGCAGCAAGGGCTGA